Proteins encoded by one window of Sorangium aterium:
- a CDS encoding CBS domain-containing protein, whose product MPRTMKGHARNLMTERVIALEHGTPVLDMLQLFANHRLSGAPVIDEGHRIIGFVSETDLLGVLLRKEYAGMTAADVMSTPPICVDEFMPTDEVMTLLRANRIHHLPVVREGRLVGIITPQDILRYFVECVMPLPPTTA is encoded by the coding sequence ATGCCCCGGACCATGAAGGGCCATGCGCGCAATCTGATGACCGAGCGCGTGATCGCTTTGGAGCACGGCACGCCGGTCCTCGACATGTTGCAGCTGTTCGCCAACCATCGCCTGAGCGGCGCGCCGGTCATCGACGAGGGGCACCGCATCATCGGGTTCGTCAGCGAGACGGATCTCCTGGGCGTGCTCCTGCGCAAGGAGTACGCAGGCATGACGGCTGCAGACGTGATGAGCACCCCGCCCATCTGCGTGGACGAGTTCATGCCCACGGACGAGGTGATGACCCTGCTGCGCGCGAACCGGATCCACCACCTGCCGGTCGTGCGCGAGGGGCGCCTCGTCGGGATCATCACCCCGCAGGACATCCTGCGCTATTTCGTGGAGTGCGTGATGCCGCTCCCGCCGACCACCGCCTGA
- a CDS encoding ABC transporter permease, with product MLHAALPQPAAPGDPPAVPGGAGGAAPSPAGPLRLDALEQGSSLGRDAWRRLRKNRAAVACGVVLIAMILACILVPELSSYRYDKADLKLGAQPPSLAHWMGTDYFGRDLMARVFFGGRISFAVGIVATLVSFVIGVSWGGVAGYFGGKVDAIMMRIVDVLYTFPFLILVILLMVFFANDQTVLYRAWKVALGLFVKEPSDPSYFPVFQIVVVFAALGGISWLTMARIVRGQVIALRGQPFIESARSIGVGHAALIFRHLVPNAVGPIIVYTTLTIPEVMMTEAFLSFLGLGTQEPLSSWGLLASTGADAMDLFPWQLIFPALMLALTLICFNFLGDGLRDALDPRIRKD from the coding sequence ATGCTCCACGCCGCCCTCCCGCAGCCCGCCGCCCCCGGCGATCCGCCCGCTGTCCCCGGCGGCGCGGGCGGCGCGGCGCCAAGCCCTGCCGGCCCGCTGCGGCTCGACGCGCTGGAGCAGGGATCGAGCCTCGGTCGCGACGCGTGGCGGAGGCTCCGGAAGAACCGCGCCGCGGTCGCCTGCGGCGTCGTGCTCATCGCGATGATCCTCGCCTGCATCCTCGTCCCCGAGCTGTCGAGCTACCGGTACGACAAGGCGGATCTCAAGCTCGGCGCGCAGCCCCCGTCGCTCGCCCACTGGATGGGCACCGACTACTTCGGCCGCGACCTGATGGCCCGCGTCTTCTTCGGCGGGCGCATCTCGTTCGCGGTCGGCATCGTCGCGACGCTCGTGAGCTTCGTCATCGGCGTGAGCTGGGGCGGGGTAGCCGGCTACTTCGGCGGCAAGGTCGACGCGATCATGATGCGCATCGTGGACGTGCTCTACACGTTCCCGTTCCTGATCCTCGTCATCCTGCTCATGGTCTTCTTCGCGAACGACCAGACGGTCCTCTACCGCGCCTGGAAGGTCGCGCTCGGCCTCTTCGTCAAGGAGCCGTCGGACCCGAGCTACTTCCCCGTCTTCCAGATCGTCGTCGTCTTCGCGGCCCTCGGCGGCATCTCCTGGCTCACGATGGCCCGCATCGTCCGCGGCCAGGTCATCGCGCTGCGCGGACAGCCGTTCATCGAGTCGGCGCGCTCGATCGGCGTCGGGCACGCCGCGCTGATCTTCCGGCACCTCGTTCCGAACGCGGTCGGCCCGATCATCGTCTACACGACGCTCACCATCCCCGAGGTGATGATGACCGAGGCGTTCCTCAGCTTCCTCGGCCTCGGCACGCAGGAGCCGCTGTCGAGCTGGGGCCTGCTCGCGTCCACAGGCGCCGACGCGATGGACCTCTTCCCCTGGCAGCTCATCTTCCCGGCGCTGATGCTCGCGCTCACGCTGATCTGCTTCAACTTCCTCGGTGACGGGCTCCGCGACGCCCTGGATCCTCGCATCCGAAAGGACTGA
- a CDS encoding BolA family protein: MTTGTKQESIHGKLVRALDPVHIEVENESRMHSVPVGSETHFKVLVVSEAFRGLSPLDRHRRVNDVVREEFRAGLHALTIRAMTPDEWERQGGADFRSPACLGGSKAAPEPGAKSG, from the coding sequence ATGACGACAGGGACGAAGCAGGAGTCGATCCACGGCAAGCTCGTTCGCGCGCTCGATCCCGTGCACATCGAGGTGGAGAACGAGAGCCGCATGCACAGCGTGCCGGTGGGCTCGGAGACCCACTTCAAGGTGCTCGTGGTGAGCGAGGCATTCCGGGGCCTGAGCCCGCTCGATCGCCACCGCCGCGTCAACGACGTGGTGCGCGAGGAGTTCCGCGCCGGGCTGCACGCCCTGACGATCCGCGCGATGACACCGGACGAGTGGGAGCGGCAGGGGGGCGCGGACTTCCGCTCTCCCGCGTGCCTGGGCGGCTCCAAGGCGGCGCCGGAGCCCGGCGCCAAGTCGGGCTGA
- a CDS encoding ABC transporter ATP-binding protein, whose translation MLIEVKNLKTHFFTEEGVVRAVDGISFSLDRGEVLGIVGESGSGKSVTSLSLLRLIPDPPGRIVGGQILLESEGGVVEDLVEASEARMERVRGDRIAMIFQDPMTSLNPYLRVSEQLIEVLELHRGMGRAEARRRCVEMLQAVGIPAAASRIDDYPHQLSGGMRQRVMIAMALLCDPDLLIADEPTTALDVTIQAQILDLIGERKEALGAAVLLITHDLGVVAKMADRVAVMYAGRIVEEGPVGAIFHAARHPYTIGLSRSIPRLDDARGADLVPIPGMPPSLARLPSGCPFHPRCAHAIAACREEAPPPRVVSGEGNRKALHVVRCHVEDVAGRAP comes from the coding sequence ATGCTGATCGAGGTCAAGAACCTGAAGACCCACTTCTTCACCGAGGAGGGGGTGGTCCGCGCGGTCGACGGCATCTCCTTCAGCCTCGATCGCGGCGAGGTCCTCGGCATCGTCGGCGAGTCCGGCTCGGGCAAGAGCGTGACGAGCCTCTCGCTCCTGCGGCTCATCCCCGACCCGCCGGGCAGGATCGTCGGCGGCCAGATCCTGCTCGAGTCCGAGGGCGGCGTCGTCGAGGACCTCGTGGAGGCGAGCGAGGCGCGGATGGAGCGCGTCCGAGGCGACCGGATCGCGATGATCTTCCAGGACCCGATGACGTCGCTGAACCCCTACCTCCGGGTGAGCGAGCAGCTCATCGAGGTGCTGGAGCTCCACCGCGGCATGGGCCGCGCCGAGGCGCGCCGGCGCTGCGTCGAGATGCTGCAGGCGGTCGGGATCCCCGCGGCGGCGTCGCGGATCGACGACTACCCGCACCAGCTCTCGGGCGGGATGCGGCAGCGCGTGATGATCGCGATGGCGCTCCTGTGCGACCCGGATCTGCTGATCGCGGACGAGCCGACGACGGCGCTCGACGTCACGATCCAGGCGCAGATCCTCGACCTGATCGGGGAGCGGAAGGAGGCGCTCGGCGCGGCCGTCCTCCTCATCACGCACGATCTCGGCGTCGTGGCGAAGATGGCCGATCGCGTCGCGGTCATGTACGCCGGGCGCATCGTCGAGGAGGGCCCCGTCGGCGCCATCTTCCACGCCGCCCGGCACCCGTACACGATCGGCCTGTCGCGCTCGATCCCGCGGCTCGACGACGCGCGCGGCGCGGACCTGGTGCCCATCCCCGGGATGCCGCCCTCGCTCGCGCGCCTGCCGTCGGGCTGCCCGTTCCACCCGCGCTGCGCGCACGCGATCGCGGCGTGCCGGGAGGAGGCGCCGCCGCCGCGCGTCGTCTCGGGCGAAGGCAACAGGAAGGCGCTGCACGTCGTGCGGTGCCACGTCGAGGACGTCGCAGGACGAGCGCCATGA
- a CDS encoding quinone oxidoreductase family protein — protein MLAIRPKAAGGPEVMTLEELPTPTPGPGEAVVRVEAAGVNFIDIYQRSGLYTLEPPIPLGLEGAGRVEAVGPSVTEVRVGDEVAWTGGPGSYATHVRIPAAKLVPVPAGVGAKRAAAAMLQGITAQYLVRSTFPLGPGHTCLIHAAAGGVGLLLCQMAKRLGARVIGTVSTEEKARLARDAGADEVILYTKADFEAEARRLTGGAGVHVVYDGVGSDTFAKGLGALRPRGTMVLFGQSSGPVPPFDPQILSQKGSIYLARPSLVHYTATREELLERAADVLGAIARGELAISIGATYPLAEAAEAHRALAGRATTGKVLLIP, from the coding sequence AGCCGCTGGCGGCCCCGAGGTGATGACGCTGGAGGAGCTCCCGACGCCCACGCCGGGCCCGGGGGAAGCCGTGGTCCGCGTCGAGGCCGCGGGGGTGAACTTCATCGACATCTACCAGCGGAGCGGCCTGTACACGCTCGAGCCGCCCATCCCGCTCGGCCTCGAGGGCGCGGGGCGCGTCGAGGCGGTGGGGCCGTCCGTCACCGAGGTGAGGGTAGGGGACGAGGTCGCGTGGACCGGCGGCCCCGGCTCGTACGCGACGCACGTCCGGATCCCGGCCGCGAAGCTCGTCCCCGTGCCCGCGGGCGTCGGCGCGAAGCGCGCCGCGGCCGCGATGCTCCAGGGCATCACGGCGCAGTACCTCGTGCGCTCCACGTTCCCGCTCGGGCCCGGCCACACGTGCCTCATCCACGCGGCCGCGGGCGGGGTCGGCCTCCTCCTGTGCCAGATGGCGAAGCGGCTCGGCGCGCGCGTGATCGGCACCGTCTCGACCGAGGAGAAGGCGCGCCTCGCGCGAGACGCGGGCGCCGACGAGGTGATCCTGTACACGAAGGCCGATTTCGAGGCGGAGGCGCGCCGGCTCACGGGCGGCGCCGGCGTCCACGTCGTCTACGACGGCGTCGGGAGCGACACGTTCGCGAAGGGCCTGGGCGCGCTCCGCCCGCGCGGCACGATGGTGCTCTTCGGCCAGTCGAGCGGCCCGGTGCCGCCGTTCGACCCGCAGATCCTGAGCCAGAAGGGGTCGATCTACCTCGCGCGGCCGAGCCTCGTCCACTACACCGCGACGCGCGAGGAGCTGCTCGAGCGCGCCGCCGACGTGCTCGGCGCGATCGCGCGCGGCGAGCTCGCGATCTCGATCGGCGCCACATACCCCCTCGCCGAGGCGGCGGAGGCGCACCGCGCGCTCGCCGGGCGGGCGACGACGGGGAAGGTGCTGCTCATCCCGTAG
- a CDS encoding ABC transporter permease produces the protein MSTYAIKRLLSIIPTLFLVATLVFILVRIVPGGPFDQERAVPVEVQRQLDAKYHLNDPVLKQYGDWLLALVTRGDLGPTFKYPNRTVNEIIALSLPVSMQLGFWAMLFALAMGIPLGIVGAIRQNTWKDTAAMGVAMVGLSVPRYVLAPLLMLVFSLKLYWFPVARWETWRHMVLPVICAGLPVAAYIARLTRGGMLEVIRSDFIRTARAKGLSERKVVLKHALRGGLLPVVSFLGPGFSGLLVGSLVVEKIFNIPGMGRYFVEAATNRDYNLVMGVMLVYGFLLMLFNAIVDVAYAFIDPRVELR, from the coding sequence GTGAGCACCTACGCCATCAAGCGGCTGCTCTCCATCATTCCCACGCTCTTCCTCGTCGCCACCCTCGTGTTCATCCTGGTGCGCATCGTTCCGGGAGGCCCGTTCGACCAGGAGCGGGCCGTGCCCGTCGAGGTCCAGCGGCAGCTCGACGCCAAGTACCACCTGAACGATCCGGTGCTGAAGCAGTATGGCGACTGGCTCCTTGCGCTCGTCACCAGAGGCGATCTGGGCCCGACGTTCAAGTACCCGAACCGCACCGTCAACGAGATCATCGCCCTCAGCCTGCCCGTGTCGATGCAGCTCGGCTTCTGGGCGATGCTCTTCGCGCTCGCGATGGGCATCCCGCTCGGCATCGTCGGCGCGATCCGCCAGAACACCTGGAAGGACACGGCGGCCATGGGGGTCGCCATGGTCGGCCTCAGCGTGCCGCGGTACGTGCTGGCCCCGCTGCTCATGCTCGTCTTCTCGCTCAAGCTCTACTGGTTCCCTGTGGCGCGCTGGGAGACGTGGCGGCACATGGTGCTGCCGGTCATCTGCGCCGGGCTCCCGGTCGCGGCCTACATCGCCCGGCTGACGCGCGGCGGGATGCTCGAGGTGATCCGCTCGGATTTCATCCGCACCGCGCGCGCCAAGGGGCTCTCCGAGCGCAAGGTCGTCCTGAAGCACGCGCTCCGGGGCGGGCTGCTCCCGGTCGTGAGCTTCCTCGGCCCCGGCTTCAGCGGCCTGCTCGTCGGCTCCCTCGTCGTGGAGAAGATCTTCAACATCCCCGGCATGGGCCGCTATTTCGTCGAGGCGGCCACGAACCGCGACTACAACCTCGTGATGGGGGTCATGCTCGTTTACGGCTTCCTGCTCATGCTCTTCAACGCGATCGTCGACGTGGCGTACGCCTTCATCGACCCGCGCGTGGAGCTGCGCTGA
- a CDS encoding metallophosphoesterase family protein: MELVVALVSDLHFGPEASFGGKLRKLTGEAPALTRAFVRRMNEVTRPDLVVNLGDDIEDEGPEADRERYGACMAALGGLKAELFHVAGNHDVIHLSEAELLSAWGRPEATRLHYAFDRGGFHFTVLHTRERKDHDISLGPEQLAWLGEDLAASSLPKIVLMHHSAADQDLRGNRWFEGSPHICLVRERRAMRKIFEEHGVLAVFNGHLHWNHLDVIRGIPYVTLQSLIENLDDDAPGRPAAAHAVVRLGPKRIVVEIEGAERARYQFDRR; the protein is encoded by the coding sequence ATGGAGCTCGTCGTCGCGCTCGTCTCGGACCTTCACTTCGGCCCGGAGGCATCGTTCGGGGGCAAGCTGCGCAAGCTCACCGGCGAGGCGCCCGCCCTGACCCGCGCCTTCGTGAGGCGGATGAACGAGGTCACGCGGCCCGATCTCGTCGTGAATCTGGGCGACGACATCGAGGACGAGGGGCCCGAGGCCGATCGGGAGCGCTACGGCGCCTGCATGGCCGCGCTCGGCGGCCTGAAGGCCGAGCTCTTCCACGTCGCCGGCAACCACGACGTGATCCACCTGAGCGAGGCCGAGCTGCTGTCTGCCTGGGGCAGACCCGAGGCGACGCGGCTCCACTACGCCTTCGACCGCGGCGGCTTCCATTTCACGGTCCTCCACACGCGCGAGCGCAAGGATCACGACATCTCGCTCGGGCCAGAGCAGCTCGCCTGGCTCGGAGAGGACCTCGCGGCGTCCTCGCTGCCGAAGATCGTGCTGATGCACCACAGCGCGGCCGATCAGGATCTCCGGGGCAACCGCTGGTTCGAGGGGAGCCCGCACATCTGCCTCGTGCGCGAGCGGCGCGCGATGCGGAAGATCTTCGAGGAGCACGGCGTGCTCGCCGTCTTCAACGGTCATCTGCACTGGAACCACCTCGACGTGATCCGCGGCATCCCGTACGTGACGCTCCAGAGCCTGATCGAGAACCTCGACGACGACGCGCCGGGTCGCCCCGCCGCGGCGCACGCGGTCGTGCGGCTCGGCCCGAAGCGCATCGTCGTGGAGATCGAGGGCGCCGAGCGGGCGCGCTACCAGTTCGACCGGCGGTAG
- a CDS encoding ABC transporter ATP-binding protein has protein sequence MTTAATPPPLLSVRDLKVHFPVRRGLLQRQVGTVRAVDGVSFDVDRGATLGLVGESGCGKSTTGRGILRLVPPTSGSVKIDGREILSLDPRALRKARREMQMIFQDPYASLNPRMTVHDLIAEPLSTHGLVSSRDEALREVAGLMELVGLSPSYMRRYPHEFSGGQRQRIGIARALALKPKLVIADEPVSALDVSIQAQIVNLLASLQRELSLTYVFVAHDLAVVRHLSSEIAVMYLGRIVERARPDELFRSPQHPYTQTLLSAIPIPDPDVERTRRRLPLVGEVPSPLNPPSGCHFHTRCPYTMDRCSAEAPPLEERRPGHWAACHLTELPTAPTHP, from the coding sequence ATGACCACCGCCGCAACACCCCCGCCGCTGCTCTCGGTGCGCGATCTCAAGGTCCACTTCCCGGTGCGCCGCGGCCTGCTCCAGCGGCAGGTCGGCACGGTGCGCGCGGTCGACGGCGTCTCGTTCGACGTCGACCGGGGCGCGACGCTGGGCCTCGTCGGCGAGTCCGGCTGCGGCAAGTCGACGACCGGCCGGGGCATCCTCCGCCTCGTCCCGCCCACGTCGGGGAGCGTGAAGATCGACGGCCGGGAGATCCTGTCGCTCGACCCGCGCGCGCTGCGGAAGGCGCGCCGCGAGATGCAGATGATCTTCCAGGACCCGTACGCGAGCCTGAACCCGCGCATGACGGTCCACGACCTCATCGCCGAGCCGCTCTCCACCCACGGCCTCGTCTCGTCGCGCGACGAGGCGCTCCGCGAGGTGGCGGGCCTCATGGAGCTCGTCGGGCTATCGCCCTCGTACATGCGGCGTTATCCGCACGAGTTCTCCGGCGGCCAGCGGCAGAGGATCGGCATCGCCCGCGCGCTCGCCCTGAAGCCGAAGCTCGTGATCGCGGACGAGCCTGTCAGCGCGCTCGACGTGAGCATCCAGGCCCAGATCGTCAACCTGCTCGCGTCGCTCCAGCGCGAGCTCTCGCTCACGTACGTGTTCGTCGCGCACGACCTCGCCGTGGTCCGCCACCTGTCAAGCGAGATCGCGGTGATGTACCTCGGCCGGATCGTCGAGCGCGCTCGTCCAGACGAGCTCTTCCGTTCACCGCAACATCCGTACACGCAGACCCTGCTTTCGGCGATCCCGATCCCGGATCCCGACGTGGAGCGCACACGCCGCCGGCTGCCCCTCGTCGGCGAAGTGCCGAGTCCGCTGAACCCGCCGTCGGGGTGCCATTTCCACACACGCTGTCCCTATACGATGGACCGGTGCAGCGCCGAGGCCCCTCCGCTGGAGGAGCGTCGCCCTGGGCACTGGGCCGCGTGCCATCTCACGGAGTTGCCCACGGCACCTACGCATCCGTGA
- a CDS encoding glutaredoxin produces the protein MAERPTLAPENVSDTVKSQLAGFHRSIIDEVAAAVSRDRVVVVGMAQNPFVKKARQLLDGEGVKYTYLEYGSYLSRWKERLAIKLWAGFPTFPMVFVGGVLEGGYAELVKLRDQGKLKG, from the coding sequence ATGGCAGAACGTCCCACGCTTGCTCCCGAGAATGTCTCGGACACGGTGAAATCGCAGCTCGCCGGCTTTCATCGGTCCATCATCGACGAGGTCGCGGCCGCGGTGAGCCGCGACCGGGTGGTCGTCGTCGGGATGGCCCAGAATCCCTTCGTGAAGAAGGCGCGCCAGCTGCTCGACGGAGAGGGCGTGAAATATACCTATTTGGAGTACGGGAGTTACCTCTCCAGGTGGAAGGAGCGGCTCGCCATCAAGCTCTGGGCTGGCTTTCCGACGTTCCCCATGGTGTTCGTCGGCGGCGTCCTCGAAGGCGGCTACGCGGAGCTCGTGAAGCTCCGCGACCAGGGCAAGCTCAAGGGGTAG